The DNA region GGCGAAGAGGGGGATAAACGTCGTTGTGCCAACCCGAAAGGACTACTTCTCTATCCTCCGCCAGAAGATGCGCTGGGGTGGGAGGGGAGATGAATGAGATAAAGAGATACGCCAATGAAGTGATAAGGTTTGCCAATGTCCCCAACTTCCTCACCCTCTCCCGCCTTTTCCTTCTGCCCCTCATTTTACTCTTTCTCATTACCCAGCAGTTCCATTCCGCCTTAATTTTGATGCTTCTCTCCTGGCTTTCGGATGCCTTGGATGGTTTTCTTGCCCGACGCTTGAACCAGGTGACCGAGGTTGGTAAGATTTTAGACCATCTGGTTGATAAGATCTGGGTGGGGAGTGTCTTTGTGGTTCTGGTGCTGACTAAGAAATTACCATTTTCTATCGCTTTGGGTGTCATCATCCGCGATTTGTTGATTGTCCTCGGGGGCTCTTTTTTAATAAAAAGGGGGGTAATTCCCTATTCCAATATCTTTGGGAAATTGACCGGTTTTTTCTTTGCCCTGCTCATCGTCACTTACACCCTCTCTATTAAAATTATTGCCCAACCGGTTCTCTATATCACCTGGTCTTTACTAATAATCTCCTTTTTCAGTTATATCCCGTTTTTTATCAGGAACCGAAAGGGAAAAATTAAATTTTAATCAACTTCTTTAAGGATTTTCCGTTCCACATCAGAAGATAAACCCCGGATTTTAATTTCCGGAGATTAAGGGTGTAGTTTTTAATACCGATGGGAATCTCTCCTCTATCTACGATTAGGACCTTTCTTCCGGTAGGCTCAAAGAGCGCCAACTCTCCTTTAATTGGGGAAGACAGGGAAAGGTTAATTTTTAGGTAATGGGAGAAGGGATTGGGATAAATCTCTAAGAGAGAAGGAATTTTTTGGGAGAGTTCGGTTACTCCCAAGCGGACGGTCGCTTTGTGTAAAAGCCAATTTCCTGGGTCAAAGGTCAATTGGTTCGGTTCAAAAGATAGATAATAAGTGTTTATTTGGGGTGAGGTATCAATGGGTATGGTTAGTAAGACGGTATCGGTTGTTCCCTTTAAGAGGACTTGCACTGGGATGTGAAAGACGGTTGGTGCCAGGTTGCCATTATTCTGGGAAATATCTATCTCCACTCGGAAGGAATCGCCTTCTTGGGTTTTTGACCAGAGAACATTATAATTGGGATAACCAGCCAGATAGACCCATTCCCGGAAGAAATTTTCTAAGTTTAAGCCAGTAACCCTTTCTAAGATTCTTTTGTAGTCTTCGGTATTGGCACATTTATATTTGAAGGAGTCGCCATAGACCCGTAGCGCCCGGAAGAAAATTCCGGGATGAGCGGTAGTGTCTCCGATAATGTACCTTAACATATGTTGAAGCCAAGAACCTTTGCAATAGATATGGCCATAGGCGAATAGTTGATTGGGTGGTGGGTCATAAAGGGGAAAGCGCATACTGGCATCTTCCTGGAAATAGATATTCTTTCGGCTATTCATCAGATTTAAGAAATAGGCGCGACCGTTCCGATAACCAAGATAAAGGGCATCGGAATAGGTGGCAAAGCCCTCATTGAGCCAGATATTTGCCCAGTTAAAGCAGGTGACCATATCTCCCCACCACTGATGGGAGAGTTCGTGGGCGATCCCTCCTTCGCTTCCCTGAGTTACCCATTGCCGATGGACACCGGTCATTGTCTGGTGTTCCATTCCGCCCCAGGCAAAGGGATAGAGGGAGACCATACCGTATTTTTCAAAGGGATAAGGTCCATAAAGGTTGGTATCGGAGAAGAAGGTCATCATTAAAGGGGTATTGCGAAAGGAGTTGGTTGCGGCGATAGAATCTTCGGGCCAAATGTAATACTTAATCTCTAAGGATTCAGTTGGTGAGATATGATGCCAATGGGAAAAGGTGGCGTAGATAGAAGAGGCAAAGCAGATAAGATAGGTGGCGATTGGGTAAGAATGGCGCCAGAAATAGGTCTTTGTTCTGTTTTCCGGATTGTGGCTGACGGAGTCCAATAAGCCGTTGGCACAGACCGAAAAGGAATCGGGAACGGTTAAAAAAAGTTCTACGCCCCTTTCCGCTTTATCCCAAGGTTCATCCCAACAGGCAAACCAGGTTCTTGAATCAGAAGGTTCGGTGCAGGTATAGGCGATATTGTGTAAAGTATTGCCGCTTTTGGGATAGAATAAAAAGCCATTATTGGGAATTGATGGGTCGCGGTGGTAAAAGATAGTGATATCGGTTGATTCGCCGTATGGTAAACCCTCGTCCAAGGTGATGGAGAGATAACCATTACCAGTGGACCAAAGGAGATTTATCCCTTCCCTCTTTACGGAATCGCAGACCAGATCTGAGAAATGAAAGGAGAAGGTGTCTAAGATGGGAACAAGAGATTTTATTGTTACTATCTCCTTTGCGGTATAAGAACGCTCGCTCATCGGTAGATTTATCTCCAGATGATAGAAGCGAACATCATAGGTGTGGGTTGATTCGGCAAGAAGTTGATTTGGAGAAAATTTACCCGTATGCCAGGAGATAAAGAAAAAGAGTAAGAAGTTCATATCTTTTAAGAGCCTATTTTGAGAAAATTTTACCCCGTGAGAGAATTAAAAGCCTCTCTTTTTTGATATTTGAGATACTCGTTCTACTCACGGGGTAAATTATTTTTTACCAGGAACGGCGACCACCGCCCTTTCTTTCTCTTCCCCGGTAATCGGTTCGCGGACGTGCTTCATTAACCCGGATTGTCCGACCCATAAATTCTTTACCATTTAGGGCGGACATTGCTGCTTGGGCTTCTTCTCGGTTCGGCATCTCCACAAAGCCGAATCCGCGCGACCCGCCCGAGAA from candidate division WOR-3 bacterium includes:
- a CDS encoding M1 family aminopeptidase, which encodes MNFLLFFFISWHTGKFSPNQLLAESTHTYDVRFYHLEINLPMSERSYTAKEIVTIKSLVPILDTFSFHFSDLVCDSVKREGINLLWSTGNGYLSITLDEGLPYGESTDITIFYHRDPSIPNNGFLFYPKSGNTLHNIAYTCTEPSDSRTWFACWDEPWDKAERGVELFLTVPDSFSVCANGLLDSVSHNPENRTKTYFWRHSYPIATYLICFASSIYATFSHWHHISPTESLEIKYYIWPEDSIAATNSFRNTPLMMTFFSDTNLYGPYPFEKYGMVSLYPFAWGGMEHQTMTGVHRQWVTQGSEGGIAHELSHQWWGDMVTCFNWANIWLNEGFATYSDALYLGYRNGRAYFLNLMNSRKNIYFQEDASMRFPLYDPPPNQLFAYGHIYCKGSWLQHMLRYIIGDTTAHPGIFFRALRVYGDSFKYKCANTEDYKRILERVTGLNLENFFREWVYLAGYPNYNVLWSKTQEGDSFRVEIDISQNNGNLAPTVFHIPVQVLLKGTTDTVLLTIPIDTSPQINTYYLSFEPNQLTFDPGNWLLHKATVRLGVTELSQKIPSLLEIYPNPFSHYLKINLSLSSPIKGELALFEPTGRKVLIVDRGEIPIGIKNYTLNLRKLKSGVYLLMWNGKSLKKLIKI
- a CDS encoding RNA-binding protein; protein product: MNIYVGNLARETTDEDLRKAFAAFGEVTSATVVKDKFSGGSRGFGFVEMPNREEAQAAMSALNGKEFMGRTIRVNEARPRTDYRGRERKGGGRRSW
- a CDS encoding CDP-alcohol phosphatidyltransferase family protein translates to MNEIKRYANEVIRFANVPNFLTLSRLFLLPLILLFLITQQFHSALILMLLSWLSDALDGFLARRLNQVTEVGKILDHLVDKIWVGSVFVVLVLTKKLPFSIALGVIIRDLLIVLGGSFLIKRGVIPYSNIFGKLTGFFFALLIVTYTLSIKIIAQPVLYITWSLLIISFFSYIPFFIRNRKGKIKF